The Nitrospirota bacterium genome segment AGTGCGGCAAAGAAATGTCCGACGCCGTGGACGCCATGGGCGCGGACATCAGCGCCAAGACCTACGAGCTCACGGACGTGACGGTCACCGTGGACACGACCACCGCCAACCTCAGCGGCAAGTATAATGAAGCGACGCTGCGCACGATCGGCGCGGTGGGATCCATGGTCCACGGCCTCTTCTACTTCCTCGCCGCCCACGTGGATCTCACGGCACTCCTCCCGGAAATCACTCCCCTGATTCCTCTCTTCACCGGCGGCGGCCTCGGCTTCGATACGGCCGGCCAAATTCTCACCACGGTCGACGCCTTGGACGGGGTGATCGTAAAGGTCCTCGAAGGTCCGATTGACCCGACCACGCGCGCCGTCAGCTCGGCCGGTTCCGAAAAACTGGCGACCTCGCGCGACAGCACGGCCCAGGCCATCAAGTGGATCAATGAAGACGGCAAGTCCAAGCCCGTCATCATCACCGCCGTCGAACAGAGCAAGGAAGACGGCCTCGGTGTCCGTTTCTACGATGACAACGGCAACGCCACCCTCGATGGATGCGACGAAATCCAGGTCAACCTGGGCTTCGTGTCGCAATTCCTCAGCGACTTCTACATGACCGCGAACGCCGAAGGCTGCACCGGCGGCGTGAGGTCCAGCTCTTTCGAGTTGCCCGCCAAGTCCGGCGACAAGAACATCGATTACACCAAGCTCTTTTCAGGGGCAGCCGCAACCCTCTCCCAGTTCCAGAGCGCCGTGTCCAACAAGAGCCTGCCCATCGCGGCACGCGACCTCAATACGATCCTTGTGGCCGTCGGCGAAGATGAGATCAAGGATGTCTTCCAGATCTATCCCGGCGTCGTCTTCGAGTCCGGCCTGAGCTTCATGACACCCGGCAAACCCGGCACGGCTGCCGGCAAAGCCAGCGCCCTCAAGGACTACTTCGAAATGGAAATCAGCGCGGATGCCCCGGCCTGTCCGGATGGGAAGACCAAGGACGGCGCGTTTGTCTGCAAGAGCAAGGACGGCAAGTCCGACCAATCGAAGCTCATCTCCCGGGGCGACGCCGATCATTTCGGCGGCGCGGTGACCAAGGACAGCATCTACGTCACCGAGAAGCTCCTGGATGTGAATGCAAAGAAAGCGGACGACACCTTCCGCGCGGCCGAGGGCGGCGGTTTCCTGCCCTACCTCCTCTTCAAGAACGCCGACCTCAAGGGCTTCGCGAAGGTCTCCAACACTCTGATCACCGAAATGACCACCGCTGTCGCCGACGCCGAGGCGGACGGCATCTGCAAGAGGAAAATCGCGCAGACATCCGGGAGCATGGTGCCCGTCGATGCCCGGTTCATGAATGCGCTGATCAACTTCGGCCTCGTTCAGTCCATGGCCTGCGGAGTAGACAGCCAGCTCGGCGGCCTGCTCGGCGGCATGGATATTTCAAGCGGCCTCTCCATTCCGGGCCTGACGGCGAGCGCCCGATAACCCGAGGGGAAGCTACAGAAGTCAGTCATCCCACCCTGGCCCCGGCTCAAGCGTGCCCCTCCGCTGCCGGGGCCTGGCCCCTTCCCGCCACGGGACGTGGCGCGTGAAGCCTGAATCGTAAATCGTGAATCGAAAATCGAGAACCCGACCCTTCCTCGCTCTCCTCGGCGTGCTTGCCACGCCGCTGTTACCGATTCTCGATTCTCGATTCTCGTCCTCGACGTCCGCCTCGGAGGCTCGCACGATCGACACCATAGTGGCCGTAGTCAACGGCGAACCGATCACCTACTACGATCTGAAAACAACTTATGCCTTCGCCCAGGGTGAAGCGGCTCCCGCCCAGCCCAATCCACGAGATCCCACCAGCCGCCCCCTGCGCGCATTCCTCGAACAGCTCATCAACGACAAGATCATCGCCCAGGAGGTTGCCAAGCGGGGAATCCGCGTCACGGAGGAAGAGGTCGCCGAGCAGATTCGTCACATCCGCCGGCAAAACAACCTGACGGAAGAGGCCTTCCGGATGGCCCTCCAGGACCAGGGCATCACGTTCGATATCTACCGCGAGAAAATGGCCGAAGAAATGCGGAAAGGGCGGCTCATCGAAATGGACGTGCGGTCGCAGATCGACATTACGGACACGATGATCCAGGCCTACTTCGCCCAGCACCAGTCCGATCTCGCCGTGCCCGGCAAAGTCACCCTTTCCAAAATCCTCCTCAGGAAAGGATCCGCCCGCGTTGCCGAGGTGACCCAAGCGATCAAGGCCGGGAAGGACTTTCAAGAATTGGCCCGAGGCTACTCGGAGGATTCCGTTACGGCCTCCCGCGGCGGCCGTGAGAGGCCGAAGGATCTCTCCGACCTGCACCCGCTCATCCGCGAAAAAGTGTCCACCGCGGGCCCAGGAGACATTCTCGGCCCTCTCGAAATCGACAAGGACGTTTACTTCCTCCGGGTCGAGGATCTCCAACAGAAACGAACGCCGGTGCTCGAAGACGCGCGCGACTCCATTCACCGGAAGCTCACTCAAGATCAAGTCTACGACAAGCTCCAGGTCTGGATCGACCAGCTTCGCTCCCGCTCGGTGATCGAAGTCTCCTGGGATTGACCCTCCTCTATCGAGGCTAAGCCCCTCTATAGTGACCCGTCTCCCACTATAGAGGCTTAGCAGGAGGCGTAGGGGAGCATCTTCAGATGCTCCCTCTTGTCGGGAGGGTCTGAAGACCCTCCCCTACTTGCTCCCTCTTCTTGTGAGGGCCTGAAGGCCCTCCCCTACGAAGCTTCTCCTGACCGCCGATCCCTGATTCCTAGCCCCGCATCTGACCTCCGTCATGTTTGTAATAGCCTCCCCTGTGATGATCTAATGGTGTGACCATGCACGACACGGACCTCTTTCTCGCCGCCGGCGTCTGCTATGCCCTGGGTACCGTCGGCTACCTCCTCTACCTCGCGAAACTCTCGGTTTCGATGAAAACGCTGGGGTTCGGCGGCGTCCTCGCCGGACTCATCGTACAGCTCGTGGCCTTCGCCTGGAGGTTTTCTGCTCTGGGCTACCTTCCGATTGCCAGCTTCTACGAGGCCATCGCGTTCTTTCTTTGGTGCCTCCTGGCCATGCTCGCGGTTTTCCACACGCGCTACAACCTCGCCATCCTGGGCTCGTTTCTGTCGCCGCTGGCCCTGATCTTTCTCGTCCTCGGCGCCACCGCCCACAAGGGGCCATCACAGGTCCAGATGCCCAGCAATCCCCTCTTCCCTTTTCACGTGGTTCTCTCCTTCCTCGGCGAGGCCGTTTTTACCATCGCCTGCGCCGCGTCCGTCATGTATCTCATCCAGGAGCGCCAGCTCAAACGCAAACACTTCGGCCCCATCTACCAGCGCCTTCCCTCCCTCTCCATGATTGAACAGCTCAACGCCCAGTGCCTCTACAGCGGATTTGTGCTCCTCTCGGTCGGGGTGGCCCTCGGATTCATCATGGCCCGTCAGGAGTGGGGGCAGTTCTGGACGTGGGACCCCAAGCTGGTCTTCAGCACCGCCCTGTGGGCGCTCATCGCCTTGGCCCTCATTACTCGCCGCCTCCAGGGTTGGACGGGACGACGGTCCGCCGTCTTTATCCTCTTCACCTTCGTGGCCGTCCTGATGACCTTCATGGGCGTCAATTTCATGAGCGACCGTCACCGCTTCGGGTAAGGTGGAGCTGTCTCTTCTGCTCGTCGGCATCAATCACAAGACCTCGGACATCGAGATCCGCGAGAAGCTCTATTTCACCGAGGACCGCGCCCGATCCTTCCTCCGAACCCTGCCCGCCGACCTTCCTTCGGCGAAGGAAAGCGTCCTCATCTCCACGTGCAATCGCACGGAATGCTATTTCATGACGAGCCATTCTGATGACACCGCTTCCGCGCTGCTCCGTCGGCTCGGCAACGGAATACCCCGCATCGAGGAGCTCTTGAACGGCTCCGCCTATCGTTGGTCCGGACTGCAAGCCATGGAGCACCTGTTCTCCGTCACCTCCAGCCTCGATTCCATGCTCCCCGGAGAGACCCAGATCACCGGCCAAGTGCGCGACGCCTATCGATGGGCCCACGAGGAAGGAACCGTGGGCTACTACATGCACAAGACCTTCCAGAAGGCCCTTCAAGTGGCCAAGCGCGTCCGGCGTGAAACCCGAATCGGCGAGAACGTGGTCAGCCTGAGTCATGCCGCCGTCGAACTGGCCCGAAAAGTGTTCGCGGACTTCTCCGAACGCACGCTTCTCGTTATCGGAACGGGAGAAATGGGGGAATTGGCCGCCCATCAGGCGAGGAAGCAGCAGGTGAAGAAATTGATCGTCACGAGCCGCACCGAGCAACGCGCGGCTGCGCTCGCTTCTCAAACCGGCGGCATCCCACACTCGATCACCGAGTTGGAAAGCCTTCTTCGGGAGTGCGACCTCGTCATTGCCTCCGCGGCCGCCCCCGAGCCGATGGTCACGACGGAGATGGTCCGCCGCATCCTTCCCCACCGAAGGGGCCGGACGCTGGTGCTGATCGATCTCGGCATGCCGCGCAACATCCAAGCCGATATCCACACCCTGGAAAACGTATACGTGTACGATCTCGACGATCTCCAGCAGATCATTCACGACAGCCTGACGCTCCGCCAGGAGGAAGCGGCCAAGGGCCGACTTATCGTGCACGAGGCGGCAGAATCCTTCATGGGCCAGTTTCATTCGCAGGATATCGAACAGGTCATCGTCTTCTTCCGCCAGAAGCTGGAGGCCATCGGCAAGAAGGAACTTGATCGATTCCTCCCCAAAATGGATGGCCTTTCGCCGGAGCAGAAGGAACTCGTCCAAAACGTCACGCATAACATCGTCCAGAAGGTTCTCCACGAGCCGATCACCCGCTTGAAACAGGAATCTTCCCAAGGATCCGGTCTGGGCGGTCCCGATGCACCCAGCTCACGCGAGACGGCTTCGAAGGACTGGCTCAAGGAGGCGCTCGTGGAACTGTTCAACCTCAAGCCTTCGTGACCCCGTCCACCGTTCTCATCGGAACCCGTGGGAGCACCCTTGCCCTCACCCAAAGCCGTGCGCTGATCGAACGCATTCAGGCGAAGTTCCCTCACATTCGATTTGAACTGAAGGTAATCAAGACACAATCGGATCGCATGCCGGACGTCCCCTTGAGCGAATTCGGCGGAAAGGGACTGTTCATCAAGGAAATCGAGGAGGCCCTGCTGCGACACGAGATCGCCCTCGGCATCCACAGCCTCAAGGACATGACCGCCGAGACCACCGCCGGCCTCGGGATTCTGGGCGTAACCGAACGCGAAGATCCGCGCGACTGCGTGATTTCGTACGGACGCCGTCTCTTCCGGGACTTGCCGAAAGGAGCCCGCGTTGGCACATCCAGTTTGAGACGAACCCTGCTGGCCCATGCGCTGAGGCCCGATGTGCAATACGTTCCCCTGCGGGGCAACGTGGATACGAGAATTCGCAAGGCCGCATCGGGCGAAGTCGACGCCGTCATCCTCGCCTTTGCTGCTCTGAAGCGGCTGGGCCGCCAGGATGAAGCCACCGAGTGGTTCGATCCGGAAACCTTCATCCCCGCCGCGGGACAAGGACGGCTGGCCGTGGAGGGACGCGTCGGCGATCCCGATGCCCTCGCCTGGGCGAAGGCCGTCGATGATCCTTCAGAACACCTCTGCTGGAAGGCTGAGCAGGCTTTTCTCTTGAGGCTCGAAGGCGGCTGCAAGATTCCGCTCGGCTCACACGCCATCCTGCGCGACGGCAGGATCTTCTTGCGCGTCGTGAAGGGGACTCAGATCGGCGAGCCTTTGTACCGTGCAGAAGGGTGGGGTTCGGCGGACGAGCCGGAAGCCCTCGGAATACGGCTGGCCGAAGACGTCCTCCGCCAGGAACCATCGAGGCTAAGCCTCGATGGCGGCTATCGAGGCTTAGCCTCGATAGCCGGGAAGCCACGTGGCTAGACCGCCGGCAGGACGCCGCAGCGGTTCCGGAAGCGACCAGGACGGTCGACCCGGCCCGCCCGGCAAAGTCTACCTCGTCGGCGCCGGACCCGGTGACCCAGGGCTCATTACCCTGAAGGGGATGGAATGCATCCGAAAAGCCGATGTGGTTCTCTACGATGCACTCATCCCCCAATCGCTTTTGGCCGGTGCGCCACCCCACGCCAAGCTGGTCTACGTGGGCAAACGATCAGGTCCCGGTCCGCGCGTGCAGGAGAAACGCCAGCAGACGGCCGAGAACCTGATGATCCGCCACGCGCGTCGGGGAGGGACTGTCGTGAGGCTCAAGGGAGGCGACCCCTTCGTGTTCGGTCGAGGAGGCGAGGAGGCCGAAACGCTCCGCCGCCATCGGATTCCCGTCGAATTCGTTCCCGGCGTCACCTCGGCAATTGCCGCCCCGGCGGCGGCCGGAATTCCCGTGACACACAGGCAGCATGCCTCCTCGGTCCTCTTCCTCACAGGCCATGAGGACGGCGGAAAACCTCTTTCTCACCAACACCTGCGAATGCTCGCCGGGTTCGACGGTACCCTTGTGCTCCTCATGGCGCTCCGGGCGCTCCCGGATCTGGTCAAAGATTTGATCGAAGCCGGTAAGTCCCCGGACACACCCTCCGCCGCCATTCAATGGGGCACGACCCCCATGCAGAAATCGGCATTCGCCCCTCTTGGCCGGCTCCCTGCGGAAGTCAGCCGCATGGGCATTGGCCGCCCTTGTGTCATCGTCATCGGTCCCGTCACACGTCTTGCAACCCGTTTGCGGTGGCTGGAGTCCAAGCCGCTCTTCGGAAAAACCATTCTCGTCACCCGCCCCATGGACCAGTCCACCGCCCTCATGGCCTCGCTGGAGGACGCGGGAGCCCGTGTCCTCGCCTGCCCCACGATTCGGATTGAACCGCTCGCCATCGGGGCCGCTCTCCGCCAGGCGTTCCGGTCCCTCGACAAGTACAATTACATCATTTTCACCAGCGCGAATGGCGTGCGCCTTTTCTTCGATCGGCTGGCGAAATCCAAGCGCGACATCCGGGACCTCCACCGCGCCCATACCGTGGCCATCGGACCGGAAACGGCCAAGGCCCTCCAGTCCACAGGGATCCACACGGATGTGCTTGCCGACGATTTCATCGCCGAGGGAATCCTGTCCAAGCTCAAGGGACCCCACATCGCCGGGAGCCGCATCCTCATCCCAAGGGCAATCGAAGCACGTGAGGTGCTTCCGGAAACCTTGCGCCGCAGGGGCGCCCGCGTCGATATCGTTCCCCTCTATCGGGCCATTCCCGAACCGGGTCTTCGGTCGCGCATACGCGGAATCTTCGACACCGAATCCATCGACTGCGTCACCTTCACCAGTTCCTCCACGGCGACCCACTTCTTTACGCATGCGCCGCCATCTCTCCTCACCCGCCGTCCGCGATTCCTCGCGGGATCGATCGGTCCCATCACAACCCGCACCATCCGCTCGCACTACTCCGGTCCGATCCTCACCGCCTCCGTCCACACCGCCCAGGGGCTTGTCGACGCCCTCATTCGGCGGTTTCGGAAACGCCGCCCATGACCCCGCGCCGCTCCTTCTTCCTTTCGACTCACGATTTACGATTCACGACTCACGTCTTGAAATGAGCCTCCACAAACGCAAACAAGTCCTCCTCACCTTCGATAGTTTCGGCGACCTCCCCACCCTCGCGCATATCGCGTTTCAAGTCATCGCCGTCGTCAGCCAGGATAACAGCTCGATGCGCGACGTGGCCCGCCTCGTCATGCAGGATCCGCCTCTCGCGGGCCGTGTCCTCCGCGTGGCCAATTCCGTCTACTATGGGCTTCGACAACCCGTCAGTTCCATCTCGCAGGCCCTCGTGGTGCTCGGCCTCAACCGGATCAAGGAAATCGTCTCCGGGATCGCGATTCTAAGCTTATTCCCCACCGTACCAGGAGAGCCGGTATTCGACCGCGCCCGCTTCTGGAACCACTCCGTAGCCACCGCGTTTGTCTCGCGCTATCTCTCCCAGCTCGGGCGAATCAAGCTCCAGGGTGAAGAGTTCGCCGCCGGCCTCCTCCATGACTTGGGTCTCATCTTCTTCGACCAGTATTTCCACTACGACATCATCGCGGCCCTCGCCCTCCAGGAAAAACAGAAGCTTCCCCTTTCCCAGGCGGAAACCCGCATCCTCGGCCTCACCCATCCCGAGGCTGGGGCCATGCTGGCCGAACGGTGGAAACTGCCGGCATCGCTCGTGGATGCGATCCATTTCCACCATGAGCCTTGGAAAGCGAAAATCGAACCCACCCTGGCCGCCTTGGTCCGGATGGCGGAACTGATGGCCACGGGTCGCGGCGTCGGATTTGACGAGGCTGAAAAATCCAAGAATCCCCTCGTCGATCCCGCCTGGCAGATCCTCACCCGTCAGCATCCCGTTTTCGCCAAACTGGACCAGCGCGAGGTCATCGCCCAGTTGGATGAAGTGCTCCAGAAAGCCCAGGAGTTTGTGCGGCTGGTTCAGACCGTGGCGTCTGAACCGCCTCCCCCCGGCGATGACCTGCTCACCCTCCCGGCCTGACCCCACCACCTGCAACAGGCGGCGGAGCGGCCTCCCGATCCCTCGGCTCGCCAGGCGGGCCGATTGCAGGTGGTGGGGTGATCCCTCCCTAAGCTTCCTTCGCCGCCTCCCCGGGCAGATGTGGCGCACCCGTATCGTAGGTCCGGTATTCGAAAAGGAATTCGATCTCAACCGCGGATCCCAAGGGCAACTCGGCCACGCCCACGGAAACCCGCGCGTGCTTTCCCCGGTTGCCCAAAACCTGCACGAGAAGGTCCGACGCGCCGTTCACCACCTTCGCGATCTCGGTGAAATCGGGCGCCGACCGGACGTAGCCCGCCACTTTCACCGTTCGCCTGACCTGTTCCAGATTTCCGAACTCTTGCTGAAAAATCCCCAATGCGTTCAGAGCGCACAGACGCGCCGCTTTCGTAGCGTCTTCAACGGATACGTCCAGTCCGACGCGCCCCTTGCACGTCAGCTTTCCATCTTCCATGGGAAGCTGCCCGGAAACAAATACGAATCGGCCCGCCTTCATGGCCGCCACGTAGTTGCCCACCGGCTTCGGCGGGCTCGGGAGAGCAATGCCCGCCTTTTTCAGGCGCTCTTCGATGGTCACGCCACCGCCACTCTCCCTCCGGAATCGTCTTTCATCGCCTGGGCGATGCTTTGTACATACGGAGCCTTCAACACCCCCCGATCCGTCATAATCGCCGAAATCAAATCATTTGGCGTTACATCAAACGCAGGATTGAAAACCTTCACCTTCCGGGGGGCTATCCGTCGACTCCCCACCCACTCCACCTCCCGCCTGGATCGCTCTTCGATTGGAATCTCTCGGCCATCGCGGATCTCTACGTCAAACGTCGTCAACGGCGCCGCGACATAGAATGGAATTCCCAGGCGTTTTGCGGCGCATGCAACACCGAATGTTCCGATCTTGTTGGCGGTATCCCCGTTCGCCGCGATACGATCCGCTCCCACGATGGCCAGATCGATCTTTCGATCCCTCATCACCGAGGCCGCCGCGCCGTCGACGATCAACGTCACCGGAATCCCATGCCTCTCCAACTCCCAGCAGGTCAGTCGCGCTCCCTGGAAAAGCGGGCGCGTTTCGTCGGCAAAGACTTCCACCTTCTTCCCTCGTCTCGAAGCTTCGATCACCACGCCCAACGCCGTGCCAAAGCTCCCCGTGGCCAATGGCCCCGTATTGCAATGGGTCAGAATGCGCGCCTCCGTGGGTACCAGATCCGCTCCCGCCAGACCGATCCGCCGGTTGCTTTCCTCCTCAATTCCCACAAGACGTTCCGCCTCTTCCAAAATGGCCGCTCGAACTTCGGGCGCGGCCGCGCTCGCCAGCTCGCTCAGTTTCTTCCGCATCGCTTCCATCGCCCAGAAGAGATTTCTCGCGGTCGGGCGGGTCCGGGCCAGGCGCTCCACGGCCTCCAGGATGGACTTCCGGACGCGCGCCCCATCCCCGCCTTTCGACTTCCATGCCGCCAAAGCCACGCCCCACGCACCGGCCACCCCGATCGCAGGCGCGCCACGAACCGCCAACGTTTCGATCGCCCGGGCCACCTGTTCCACGGAATTGCATTTGAGGATTCGCACCCGATCCGGCAAGGCCCGTTGGTCGAGCAATCTCACCACACCCTTCCTGAATGAAATGATTGGCGGATACCGCTTCACGAACTTATGCCTTAGCCTCTCCCATGTCTCGGAACGCCTTTTCCCACCTTTTCAGTGCCCCCGCAAGGATCTTCTTTGTGTGGAAGGGAGACACAAAACATGCCTCAAACGGTGAGGGTGGCACATACAGCCCGTTCGCAAGCGCGGCGTGAAAGAAACGGGAGAACGCCGGTCGATCACACGCCAAGGCGTCCTCATAGCTCACCACCGGCCTCGGTGAGAAGAACAGCGTGAACATGCCGCACACCCAGGGAACCTGCACCTCGTATCCATGAGATTCCGCCAGCTTCGCCAGCGCCCCGGCGAATTTCTGCGTCGTTTTCTCCAGAGCGAGATAAGGCTTTCGCGTGGCAAGCCAGTCCACCGCCGCCGCCCCACACGCCATGGCGGCCCGGTTTCCGGCCAGCGTGCCCGCTTGGTACACGGGGCCCAGCGGCGCAACACATTCCATGATGTCTTTCCCGCCGCCATAGGCGCCCACCGGAAGCCCCCCCCCCATGATCTTCCCCAAGCACACCAGATCCGGCCGGATCCCCGACCACTCCACGGCCCCCCCGTGCCGCACGCGAAAGCCCGAGATCACCTCGTCGAAAATCAGAACCGTCCCGTGCTCAGAGGTCATCCGGCGGATTTCCCGCAGAAAGCCGTCCCGAGGACGTACCAGACCCATGTTGGCCGCGATTGGTTCGACGATCACGGCGGCAATTTCTCTCCCTTCCGCCGCAAACAGCCGCCTGAGGGCTTCGACGTCGTTGTACGGCACCACGCGGGTTTCCGCCACGAACGACGCGGGCACTCCGCTCGAATCTGGAAGCGAAAGGGTCGCCGCTCCGGACCCGGCCTTGGCGAGCAGCCCGTCTGAGTGACCGTGGTAGCACCCGGCAAATTTCACGATCCGACTCCGACCGGTAAAACCACGCGCCGCTCGAACCGCCGACATGGTGGCTTCCGTCCCGGAATTCACAAACCGGATAAGCTCCAACATCGGGAAGGCCTTCCGAATGGACCGCGCGAGATGGATTTCCTCCGGCACGGGAGCGCCGAGCACGGTCCCGCGACGGGCGGCCGCCGTCACCGCCTTCGTCAAAAGCGGATTCGCATGTCCCAGAAAGACCGCCCCATAGGATTGGACGAAATCGATGTACCGGTTTCCATCGACATCCCACACCCAGGGTCCCCTGCCCCGCTCAATGAAGACGGGATTTCCGCCCACGGATTTGAACGCACGCACCGGGCTCGACACCCCGCCCACCAGAAGCGCGGAGGCTTCGCGAAAGAGTCGGTCGGACTTCGACGTCTTCACGACCGTCGCTTACAAGTCCCGATGCATCACCGACACCGGCCAACCCGCCTTTCGCAATCCGGCTGCCATTTCCTCAACGACCGCCACGGAGCGGTGTTTTCCACCCGTGCATCCAAAAGCGATCGTCAGGTACGATTTTCCCTCTCGCTCATAACGGGGCAGGAGAAAATGGAGGAGACTGCTCGTGCGCTCCAGAAACTCAGTCCAACCCTGGTCCTGCCGCAGAAATCCCTTCACCTCATCCGTCCGGCCGTCCATGTCTCTCAAACCTTCCTGAAAAAAGGGATTCGAGAGAAATCGCACATCGACCACCAGATCGCTGTCTTGCGGAACTCCATTCCTGTAGCCGAAGGACTTGAGATTGACGCGGAGGCGGTCCTTCCCCTTCGGCGCTCCAAACCGCTGAGTGACAAATTCCCGAAGCTGGTGGACCGTATACTCCGAGGTGTCCAAGACCATATCCGCCAAGTCCCGGAACGCCTTCAACTGCCGCCGTTCGGCATCGATGCCCTCTTGGACGCTCCCTTCCGGGGAGAAGGGGTGCTTGCGTCGGGTCTCCGAGAATCGACGGATCAGGGCTTCGTCTCGCGAGTCCAGAAAAAGGATCTCCAAACGTGGCGCGCGTTCCTTGATCTCCCCAATGGTCTTGTCCAAGCCTGCGAGAAAGCCCCGTTCTCTGCCGTCGATGGTCAACGCGAGCTTTTCCACCTCCCCCGTCGTCTGCTCAAACAAGTCGATCAGTTTGGGAAGCAGCACGCCGGGGATGTTGTCGACGCAGTAGTAACCGGAGTCTTCCAACGCCTTGCTCGCCGTGGATTTCCCCGAGCCCGACAGCCCGGTGACGACAACGATCCGGAGATCACTCACTCTTCTGGCCGAAGGGATCGCTGTTCAGGCGGTCTCCGCATCTTTCTCCCGATGGTGATCCTGTACCTTTTCCTTGCGCTTCTGGAGCTGAATGCGAATCTTATGAAGGGCCTCCGTCACCGATTCAACGGCTGAGTGACCCCGGCCGCTGCCTGTGACGTGTCCACCCTTCGACCGAAGGGTGACCGACGCCAGGACTCGGCCGCGCTCTTCGGAAATGGAGGCGTCCAGGTGAGGCTCCTCATTGCCGCCCCGGGACTTCAAGAGAAACTTCCGGAATCGCTCCAGGTGATCCGTGATGAGGGCTTCCACCGTGGGATCCGGTTCAACCTTGCGGTAATGAATGTTCATCCCCCACCTATCCTTTCAGTGCTTTCGGATGTGAGAGCCGGTTGTCGCCATCTCCGCGGAGGCGGCCACCCATCGACTACCTCTGCTTTCTCTGGAAGGCCGGCGGGATGCCCGCCTGCTCGCGATACTTGGCCACGGTCCTGCGAGAGATGTTGATTCCCTTTGCGCGCAGGTGTTTGGCGATTTCCATGTCCGACAGGGGCCGCCGCTTGTTCTCGTTCTCCAACAATATCATGAAATCGTGCTTGATGGATTCGGTGGAGATACTCGTTCCCTGACGGGTCACCATCCCCGTCGAGAAGAACTCCTTCAATCGCAGGACGCCCTGCGGGGTTTCCGCATAC includes the following:
- a CDS encoding SurA N-terminal domain-containing protein, with the translated sequence MNRKSRTRPFLALLGVLATPLLPILDSRFSSSTSASEARTIDTIVAVVNGEPITYYDLKTTYAFAQGEAAPAQPNPRDPTSRPLRAFLEQLINDKIIAQEVAKRGIRVTEEEVAEQIRHIRRQNNLTEEAFRMALQDQGITFDIYREKMAEEMRKGRLIEMDVRSQIDITDTMIQAYFAQHQSDLAVPGKVTLSKILLRKGSARVAEVTQAIKAGKDFQELARGYSEDSVTASRGGRERPKDLSDLHPLIREKVSTAGPGDILGPLEIDKDVYFLRVEDLQQKRTPVLEDARDSIHRKLTQDQVYDKLQVWIDQLRSRSVIEVSWD
- the ccsA gene encoding cytochrome c biogenesis protein CcsA, with the protein product MHDTDLFLAAGVCYALGTVGYLLYLAKLSVSMKTLGFGGVLAGLIVQLVAFAWRFSALGYLPIASFYEAIAFFLWCLLAMLAVFHTRYNLAILGSFLSPLALIFLVLGATAHKGPSQVQMPSNPLFPFHVVLSFLGEAVFTIACAASVMYLIQERQLKRKHFGPIYQRLPSLSMIEQLNAQCLYSGFVLLSVGVALGFIMARQEWGQFWTWDPKLVFSTALWALIALALITRRLQGWTGRRSAVFILFTFVAVLMTFMGVNFMSDRHRFG
- a CDS encoding glutamyl-tRNA reductase; its protein translation is MELSLLLVGINHKTSDIEIREKLYFTEDRARSFLRTLPADLPSAKESVLISTCNRTECYFMTSHSDDTASALLRRLGNGIPRIEELLNGSAYRWSGLQAMEHLFSVTSSLDSMLPGETQITGQVRDAYRWAHEEGTVGYYMHKTFQKALQVAKRVRRETRIGENVVSLSHAAVELARKVFADFSERTLLVIGTGEMGELAAHQARKQQVKKLIVTSRTEQRAAALASQTGGIPHSITELESLLRECDLVIASAAAPEPMVTTEMVRRILPHRRGRTLVLIDLGMPRNIQADIHTLENVYVYDLDDLQQIIHDSLTLRQEEAAKGRLIVHEAAESFMGQFHSQDIEQVIVFFRQKLEAIGKKELDRFLPKMDGLSPEQKELVQNVTHNIVQKVLHEPITRLKQESSQGSGLGGPDAPSSRETASKDWLKEALVELFNLKPS
- the hemC gene encoding hydroxymethylbilane synthase: MTPSTVLIGTRGSTLALTQSRALIERIQAKFPHIRFELKVIKTQSDRMPDVPLSEFGGKGLFIKEIEEALLRHEIALGIHSLKDMTAETTAGLGILGVTEREDPRDCVISYGRRLFRDLPKGARVGTSSLRRTLLAHALRPDVQYVPLRGNVDTRIRKAASGEVDAVILAFAALKRLGRQDEATEWFDPETFIPAAGQGRLAVEGRVGDPDALAWAKAVDDPSEHLCWKAEQAFLLRLEGGCKIPLGSHAILRDGRIFLRVVKGTQIGEPLYRAEGWGSADEPEALGIRLAEDVLRQEPSRLSLDGGYRGLASIAGKPRG
- the cobA gene encoding uroporphyrinogen-III C-methyltransferase, with the translated sequence MARPPAGRRSGSGSDQDGRPGPPGKVYLVGAGPGDPGLITLKGMECIRKADVVLYDALIPQSLLAGAPPHAKLVYVGKRSGPGPRVQEKRQQTAENLMIRHARRGGTVVRLKGGDPFVFGRGGEEAETLRRHRIPVEFVPGVTSAIAAPAAAGIPVTHRQHASSVLFLTGHEDGGKPLSHQHLRMLAGFDGTLVLLMALRALPDLVKDLIEAGKSPDTPSAAIQWGTTPMQKSAFAPLGRLPAEVSRMGIGRPCVIVIGPVTRLATRLRWLESKPLFGKTILVTRPMDQSTALMASLEDAGARVLACPTIRIEPLAIGAALRQAFRSLDKYNYIIFTSANGVRLFFDRLAKSKRDIRDLHRAHTVAIGPETAKALQSTGIHTDVLADDFIAEGILSKLKGPHIAGSRILIPRAIEAREVLPETLRRRGARVDIVPLYRAIPEPGLRSRIRGIFDTESIDCVTFTSSSTATHFFTHAPPSLLTRRPRFLAGSIGPITTRTIRSHYSGPILTASVHTAQGLVDALIRRFRKRRP
- a CDS encoding HDOD domain-containing protein is translated as MSLHKRKQVLLTFDSFGDLPTLAHIAFQVIAVVSQDNSSMRDVARLVMQDPPLAGRVLRVANSVYYGLRQPVSSISQALVVLGLNRIKEIVSGIAILSLFPTVPGEPVFDRARFWNHSVATAFVSRYLSQLGRIKLQGEEFAAGLLHDLGLIFFDQYFHYDIIAALALQEKQKLPLSQAETRILGLTHPEAGAMLAERWKLPASLVDAIHFHHEPWKAKIEPTLAALVRMAELMATGRGVGFDEAEKSKNPLVDPAWQILTRQHPVFAKLDQREVIAQLDEVLQKAQEFVRLVQTVASEPPPPGDDLLTLPA
- a CDS encoding RidA family protein codes for the protein MTIEERLKKAGIALPSPPKPVGNYVAAMKAGRFVFVSGQLPMEDGKLTCKGRVGLDVSVEDATKAARLCALNALGIFQQEFGNLEQVRRTVKVAGYVRSAPDFTEIAKVVNGASDLLVQVLGNRGKHARVSVGVAELPLGSAVEIEFLFEYRTYDTGAPHLPGEAAKEA